From the genome of Triticum aestivum cultivar Chinese Spring chromosome 3B, IWGSC CS RefSeq v2.1, whole genome shotgun sequence, one region includes:
- the LOC123067347 gene encoding uncharacterized protein, giving the protein MGRVGPGEWTAPFGDTRRGKTLAFPRPIPGIDRPVSIGQGENPRLSSLSRDRQAPSTKILLRIRAFPPATEVSSLDFLRPVLSIHAPLLQCQRRRWAAAVLLLLPRITLRLEAPDPSGNGNGNGGGGGGGRGSGRHLLRPRSKNMSTGHLKAHHQQSRVDGVCSYLKRTSELVGGSVIG; this is encoded by the exons ATGGGCCGAGTTGGCCCGGGGGAGTGGACGGCGCCATTTGGTGACACACGGAGGGGAAAGACCCTGGCCTTTCCGCGGCCCATCCCGGGGATAGATCGCCCGGTGTCGATAGGTCAAGGAGAAAACCCTCGACTCAGCTCGCTCTCTCGCGACCGACAAGCGCCGTCGACCAAGATCCTCCTCCGCATCCGAGCTTTTCCGCCGGCGACCGAAGTGTCGTCCCTCGACTTCCTCCGCCCGGTGCTCAGCATCCACGCTCCGCTCCTCCAGTGTCAGCGGCGGCGATGggccgcggccgtcctcctcctccttccccgtaTCACCCTCCGCCTCGAAGCTCCTGACCCATCTGGCAACGGcaacggcaacggcggcggcggcggcggcggcagaggcagcggcagaCACCTACTTCGACCAAG ATCCAAGAACATGAGCACCGGCCATCTTAAAGCCCACCATCAACAATCTCGA GTGGACGGTGTTTG TTCTTATCTGAAAAGGACAAGCGAGCTAGTAGGTGGATCAGTGATAGGATAA